One region of Triticum aestivum cultivar Chinese Spring chromosome 6B, IWGSC CS RefSeq v2.1, whole genome shotgun sequence genomic DNA includes:
- the LOC123136635 gene encoding protein RGF1 INDUCIBLE TRANSCRIPTION FACTOR 1, with product MGMRVPGWVGGLVEESFFVGCETHESRRKNEKNIFCLACCTSICPHCAPAHRHHPLLQVRRYVYNDVVRLGDLEKLIDCSYVQPYTINSAKVIFLKPRPQSRPFKGSGNVCLKCDRILQEPFHFCCLSCKVDHVVEQGGDLSNILLYRAGDELPFPRFENLHMGDADSGQVTPNSILENPLHHRNGYGGGSGGSSDNAGNGNGHGGGEPAVVKRKKGGGFFPKMVLSLGNRRKGAPHRSPLA from the exons atggggatgcGGGTGCCCGGGTGGGTTGGCGGCCTGGTGGAGGAGAGCTTCTTCGTGGGGTGCGAGACGCACGAGAGCCGCAGGAAGAACGAGAAGAACATCTTCTGCCTCGCCTGCTGCACCAGCATCTGCCCGCACTGCGCCCCCGCCCACCGCCACCACCCACTCCTCCAG GTGCGGCGATACGTGTACAATGACGTCGTCCGCCTGGGTGACCTCGAGAAGCTCATCGACTGCTCCTATGTCCAG CCCTACACGATCAACAGCGCGAAGGTTATCTTcctgaagccgaggcctcagtccAGGCCATTCAAGGGATCTGGCAACGTCTGCCTCAAGTGTGACAGGATCCTTCAGGAGCCCTTCCACTTTTGCTGCCTCTCATGCAAG gTGGATCATGTGGTAGAGCAGGGAGGGGACCTGTCCAACATCCTGCTGTAtcgcgccggcgacgagctcccttTCCCGCGCTTCGAGAACCTCCACATGGGCGACGCCGACTCTGGGCAGGTCACCCCGAACTCGATCCTCGAGAACCCGCTGCACCACCGCAACGGgtacggcggcggcagcggcgggtccAGCGACAATGCCGGCAACGGCAAtgggcatggcggcggcgagccggcGGTGGTGAAGAGGAAGAAAGGGGGAGGGTTCTTCCCCAAGATGGTGCTGTCACTGGGCAACAGGAGGAAGGGTGCACCCCACCGATCCCCCCTAGCCTGA